A genomic region of Desulfosarcina ovata subsp. ovata contains the following coding sequences:
- a CDS encoding type II toxin-antitoxin system HicA family toxin yields the protein MLSMRWCLLTAKLAGKCRTETLLLSNWPLRFSMSVKRRDLIRHMEQHGFYLVREGANHAIYTNGTKVIPVKRHRQLDRITANELCKQAGIKPKF from the coding sequence ATGCTCTCAATGAGATGGTGCTTGCTTACCGCCAAACTGGCAGGGAAATGCCGAACGGAAACGCTCTTATTGAGCAACTGGCCATTGAGGTTCAGCATGTCGGTCAAACGGCGTGATCTCATCCGACACATGGAACAGCATGGTTTTTACCTCGTAAGGGAAGGTGCAAATCATGCCATATATACAAATGGAACCAAAGTCATTCCTGTAAAACGCCATAGGCAACTCGATAGAATTACCGCAAATGAACTCTGCAAACAAGCCGGAATAAAACCCAAGTTCTAA
- a CDS encoding type II toxin-antitoxin system HicB family antitoxin, with protein MINYTAKYTKIDSGYMGQLVEWPEVLTEGKDLEECRAMLRDALNEMVLAYRQTGREMPNGNALIEQLAIEVQHVGQTA; from the coding sequence ATGATCAACTACACAGCCAAATACACAAAAATCGATTCAGGGTACATGGGCCAATTAGTTGAATGGCCCGAGGTCCTCACCGAAGGCAAAGACCTTGAAGAATGCCGAGCCATGCTTCGGGATGCTCTCAATGAGATGGTGCTTGCTTACCGCCAAACTGGCAGGGAAATGCCGAACGGAAACGCTCTTATTGAGCAACTGGCCATTGAGGTTCAGCATGTCGGTCAAACGGCGTGA
- a CDS encoding reverse transcriptase domain-containing protein, translating into MISPTLSNIFLHYVLDDWFVKTVQPRMRGKCFLIRFADDFIIGFQLETDARRLMEVLPKRFERYALTLHPQKTRLIAFGRPAREAKPQGTFDFLGFTFYWGKSLKGNWVIKKKTARKRRNRFMRMLWSWCKKNRHDPIGEQHETLCSKLRGFYQYFGVRSNFKVLEVVYEYAQRAWRRWLGRRHRDGYISHKKFDNILARYPLPRPRIVHNI; encoded by the coding sequence GTGATTTCACCGACGCTCAGTAATATTTTTTTGCACTACGTGCTGGATGACTGGTTCGTCAAGACGGTCCAACCGCGCATGCGGGGTAAGTGTTTCCTGATCCGCTTCGCCGATGATTTTATCATTGGATTCCAATTGGAGACGGATGCCAGGCGACTGATGGAAGTGCTACCGAAGCGCTTTGAGCGGTACGCACTAACCCTTCATCCGCAAAAGACCCGACTGATCGCATTCGGAAGACCGGCGCGAGAAGCAAAGCCTCAAGGGACCTTTGATTTTCTTGGGTTTACCTTTTACTGGGGCAAAAGCCTTAAGGGCAACTGGGTGATCAAAAAGAAAACCGCGCGCAAAAGGCGCAACCGCTTTATGCGCATGCTGTGGAGCTGGTGCAAGAAAAACCGGCATGATCCCATAGGCGAGCAGCACGAAACGCTGTGCAGCAAGCTGAGGGGGTTTTATCAATATTTTGGGGTGAGGAGCAATTTCAAGGTGCTGGAGGTGGTGTACGAGTACGCCCAAAGAGCGTGGAGGCGCTGGCTCGGCAGACGGCACCGGGACGGGTATATCAGCCACAAGAAGTTCGATAATATTCTTGCTCGCTATCCCCTCCCACGCCCCCGAATCGTCCATAATATCTAA
- a CDS encoding type II toxin-antitoxin system Phd/YefM family antitoxin encodes MPTLSATEARSKLYRLIDQTALSHEPIVITSKRGNAVLLSEDDWRAIQETMYLLNIPGMRESIREGLATPVEDCKEELDW; translated from the coding sequence ATGCCGACTTTATCAGCCACTGAGGCAAGATCGAAACTTTACCGTCTTATCGACCAAACCGCATTGTCCCATGAACCAATTGTAATTACAAGTAAAAGAGGCAATGCTGTTCTGCTATCCGAGGACGATTGGCGGGCAATCCAAGAAACAATGTACCTGTTAAACATCCCAGGCATGCGCGAGTCAATTCGTGAAGGTTTGGCAACACCTGTCGAGGATTGCAAAGAGGAACTCGATTGGTAA
- a CDS encoding Txe/YoeB family addiction module toxin, with amino-acid sequence MVNYKVVFTKQAQKDAKKLSAAGLKTKAENIIEILRENPYQTPPFYEKLVGDLAGAYSRRINIQHRLVYEVIEDQKIVKVIRMWTHYE; translated from the coding sequence TTGGTAAATTACAAGGTCGTTTTTACAAAACAAGCACAAAAAGACGCGAAAAAATTATCCGCCGCCGGCCTCAAGACAAAGGCCGAAAATATTATCGAAATATTGCGGGAAAATCCTTATCAGACCCCTCCTTTCTATGAAAAACTTGTAGGCGATTTAGCTGGCGCATATTCCCGTCGTATAAACATTCAACACCGACTGGTCTATGAGGTTATCGAAGACCAAAAGATTGTAAAAGTTATCCGTATGTGGACACATTATGAATAG
- the tnpC gene encoding IS66 family transposase, giving the protein MKSDRPISDADWQATAEPVRQYIVSLEDELRAIKTQNDKLEKNNEKLEKQKRQNSTNSSKPPSSDPPYNKPKREKPKGERKPGGQKGHPGHGQMLLTPNNTQNVMPKCCGCGLHSSDWDNLRPFHTHQHIELPEIEMDITHFVLHQGQCPRCGKIVKAQVPEAFSTGYGPRFCAFIAELSGIKAMSRRNVQQLVHSVFDIKIATGTIQKVIDRASEAIASTYERIGQVARSSECNFIDETSWFEKHNLQWLWVMVNTMVAFFRIDPKRSKQAFLELIADWKGILISDGYGLYCKWVHGRQTCLAHLIRKAKALIESRKLNERRGGKLILAHLNTLIEFSKNKPPPLKWERFYNSLLLILSLFEDDTDDAGRLARQIIREIDALWTFLEHDGVEPTNNRAERSLRFGVLWRKCSLGTQSDKGNRWVERILSVKETCRLRDKATFPFLVECLECYFAGISVDVSWI; this is encoded by the coding sequence ATGAAGTCCGATAGACCCATTTCAGATGCCGATTGGCAAGCTACTGCTGAACCGGTACGCCAGTACATCGTTTCTCTGGAAGATGAGCTGCGGGCGATTAAAACTCAAAACGACAAGCTGGAGAAAAACAACGAGAAGCTTGAAAAGCAAAAACGCCAAAACTCGACCAACTCCAGCAAACCGCCCTCATCCGATCCGCCCTATAACAAACCCAAACGCGAAAAGCCCAAAGGCGAGCGCAAACCGGGCGGACAAAAAGGACACCCGGGGCATGGGCAAATGCTGCTAACGCCCAACAATACTCAAAATGTGATGCCCAAGTGCTGCGGTTGCGGTCTCCATTCATCAGATTGGGATAATCTGCGACCCTTTCATACTCACCAACATATCGAATTGCCTGAAATCGAGATGGACATCACCCATTTTGTTCTGCACCAAGGTCAATGCCCTCGGTGCGGCAAGATTGTCAAAGCACAGGTTCCGGAGGCGTTTAGCACCGGCTACGGCCCGCGGTTTTGTGCGTTTATCGCCGAACTGAGTGGCATCAAGGCCATGAGTCGGAGAAATGTGCAGCAACTGGTCCACTCCGTGTTTGATATCAAAATCGCCACCGGCACGATCCAAAAGGTTATCGACCGCGCTTCCGAGGCCATTGCCTCCACCTATGAGCGTATCGGCCAGGTGGCCCGCAGCAGTGAGTGCAACTTCATCGATGAAACCAGCTGGTTTGAAAAACACAATCTGCAATGGCTCTGGGTAATGGTCAATACGATGGTGGCCTTTTTCCGCATCGATCCGAAAAGATCCAAACAGGCCTTTCTCGAACTGATCGCCGACTGGAAAGGCATCTTGATCAGCGACGGTTATGGCCTTTATTGCAAATGGGTCCATGGCCGGCAAACCTGCCTGGCCCATTTGATCCGAAAGGCCAAGGCGTTAATCGAGAGTAGAAAACTCAACGAAAGGCGAGGCGGCAAGTTAATTTTGGCACATTTGAATACCCTGATCGAATTTTCAAAAAACAAACCGCCACCTTTAAAATGGGAGCGTTTTTATAACTCCTTGTTGCTCATCCTCAGCCTTTTTGAAGACGACACCGATGATGCCGGACGCCTGGCCAGGCAAATAATACGAGAAATTGACGCATTGTGGACCTTTCTCGAACATGATGGCGTCGAACCCACCAACAACCGTGCCGAACGCTCTCTGCGCTTTGGCGTGCTATGGCGCAAATGTAGTCTGGGAACGCAAAGCGACAAAGGCAACCGCTGGGTCGAACGAATCTTGTCTGTAAAAGAAACCTGCCGACTGAGAGATAAAGCCACATTCCCGTTTCTGGTCGAATGCCTGGAATGTTACTTTGCAGGCATCTCTGTTGATGTGAGTTGGATCTAA
- a CDS encoding DUF433 domain-containing protein — MSTIARITFDSRVMGGKPCIRGMRVTAGTIVGLVASGHSKEKILNLYPYLESEDIDEALAYAAWRVEEIDIPLIQESA; from the coding sequence ATGTCGACAATTGCAAGAATTACCTTCGATTCAAGGGTAATGGGAGGCAAACCTTGTATTCGTGGTATGCGGGTAACAGCCGGTACAATTGTAGGATTAGTGGCATCGGGCCACAGCAAGGAAAAAATATTGAATCTTTATCCTTATCTTGAATCTGAAGATATTGACGAAGCCCTTGCTTATGCTGCCTGGCGTGTCGAGGAGATTGATATCCCGCTTATACAGGAATCTGCATGA
- a CDS encoding DUF5615 family PIN-like protein, with translation MKFLIDMNLSPQWVSVFEDAGWEAQHWSSIGKPNAPDQTIFEYAKSNGYVIFTHDLDFGTILAATNTDFPSVIQIRIQDVTPEHLSGYIISAIHQFEKHLDEGALITIDEKKSRARILPLRK, from the coding sequence ATGAAATTTCTGATAGATATGAATCTTTCCCCTCAGTGGGTATCTGTGTTTGAAGATGCCGGCTGGGAAGCCCAACATTGGTCGTCTATTGGAAAACCAAATGCGCCTGACCAAACAATTTTTGAATATGCCAAGTCCAATGGATATGTCATTTTTACACACGACTTGGATTTTGGCACCATACTCGCTGCAACGAATACGGATTTTCCAAGCGTCATTCAAATTAGGATCCAGGATGTAACGCCTGAACATTTATCCGGTTATATCATTTCTGCGATACATCAGTTTGAAAAGCATCTCGATGAAGGGGCTTTGATTACCATTGATGAAAAGAAATCTAGAGCTCGCATCCTTCCTCTTCGCAAATAA
- a CDS encoding flavodoxin family protein has translation MDLAVAQGKNGNSDILLKTIISGVKQLSIPATTWNLTDVQFKGCIGCEQCRKTKICTGLIDGMTSLYAKLYSSKGLVLVSPTHNYNITSWMKAFIDRLYCFYTFENNRPRSWSSQLGNQNRKAVVAAICEQESVEDMGFTLEAMKAPLKQK, from the coding sequence TTGGATTTAGCGGTAGCCCAAGGAAAAAATGGCAATTCAGATATATTGTTAAAAACCATCATTTCAGGAGTTAAACAACTTAGTATTCCTGCAACAACATGGAACTTAACTGATGTACAATTCAAGGGGTGTATTGGGTGCGAACAGTGCAGAAAAACAAAAATATGCACAGGATTAATTGACGGCATGACATCACTATACGCAAAACTGTATTCATCAAAAGGTTTGGTATTGGTATCTCCAACCCACAATTACAATATCACATCTTGGATGAAAGCGTTCATTGATCGTCTTTATTGCTTTTATACATTTGAGAACAATAGGCCGCGAAGTTGGTCCAGCCAACTTGGAAATCAAAATAGAAAGGCCGTTGTTGCAGCAATATGCGAGCAAGAATCTGTTGAGGATATGGGCTTTACGTTGGAGGCAATGAAAGCCCCACTTAAACAGAAATGA
- a CDS encoding type II toxin-antitoxin system PemK/MazF family toxin: MGNKYSGTITIIPITSQKLEKIYPFEVKIKKGTAHLPKDSKVKADQIRPIDKRRIVKRIGALDNELIIRVETALKIHLNL; this comes from the coding sequence ATCGGCAACAAATATTCAGGAACCATCACCATCATCCCAATTACCTCCCAGAAACTGGAAAAAATTTACCCGTTCGAGGTAAAGATTAAAAAAGGAACTGCCCACCTTCCAAAGGACTCCAAGGTTAAAGCTGACCAAATCCGACCCATTGACAAACGGCGTATCGTCAAACGAATCGGAGCCTTGGATAACGAATTGATAATTCGCGTGGAAACCGCTTTAAAAATTCACTTAAATCTCTGA
- a CDS encoding CBS domain-containing protein: MKSTTVFKLMVPLSEYARVSITATLDEAVAALSKSQKGFDPSKYPHRAVLVVDEHNMVVGKISQTQVLKALEPKYFEELEVDADMGINRLSNYILRTMVDKYDLFKEPFDEACQRAAKLPIRQIMIKPKADEFIDQDESLGQAIHRLVMGCHQSLIVREGKMVIGILRLTDVFSAAAEIMCPAP, encoded by the coding sequence ATGAAATCAACGACTGTTTTCAAACTGATGGTGCCCTTGTCGGAATATGCCCGGGTCTCCATCACGGCCACCCTTGACGAAGCGGTAGCAGCACTTTCCAAATCCCAAAAGGGCTTCGATCCCTCGAAATACCCCCATCGTGCCGTTCTCGTGGTGGACGAACACAACATGGTGGTCGGGAAAATCAGCCAGACCCAGGTGCTGAAAGCGTTGGAGCCCAAATATTTCGAAGAACTCGAAGTTGATGCCGACATGGGGATCAATCGGCTCAGCAACTATATCCTCAGAACCATGGTCGATAAATACGACCTGTTCAAGGAGCCGTTTGATGAAGCATGCCAAAGGGCGGCCAAGCTGCCGATCCGGCAGATCATGATCAAGCCCAAAGCAGACGAATTCATCGACCAGGACGAATCCCTTGGCCAGGCGATTCACCGGCTGGTCATGGGCTGCCATCAATCCCTTATCGTTCGCGAAGGCAAAATGGTCATCGGCATTCTTAGACTGACGGATGTCTTTTCCGCAGCCGCTGAAATCATGTGCCCGGCCCCGTAG
- a CDS encoding response regulator yields the protein MNTFRILVVDDETDFLETIVNRLNKRKLDATGVTSGEAAIDVLKEELYDVVLLDIKMPGGMDGIETLREIKRIQPLVEVLLLTGHASVETSIEGMKQGAFDYLLKPMKFEDLLTKMAQAFEKKATHDKKIRDAKIQELIRYPSRVFDQEKK from the coding sequence ATGAATACATTCAGAATTCTGGTTGTGGATGACGAGACCGACTTTCTGGAAACCATCGTCAATCGTCTTAACAAGCGTAAGCTGGATGCCACGGGGGTGACCAGTGGCGAGGCGGCCATTGACGTGCTCAAAGAAGAACTTTACGACGTGGTGCTGCTGGACATTAAAATGCCCGGCGGCATGGATGGTATCGAAACCTTGAGGGAGATCAAGCGCATCCAGCCGCTGGTGGAAGTACTCCTGCTCACCGGCCACGCCTCGGTGGAAACCAGTATCGAAGGCATGAAACAAGGTGCATTTGACTACCTTCTGAAACCCATGAAATTCGAGGACCTGCTCACCAAGATGGCCCAGGCGTTCGAAAAAAAAGCCACCCATGACAAAAAGATCCGCGATGCCAAAATTCAGGAGCTGATCCGATACCCCAGCCGAGTCTTTGATCAGGAAAAAAAGTAG
- a CDS encoding sensor histidine kinase encodes MKLTHYKNLRLKLIAITLAVSIGPLILLGTAIYYQFGKLYQERIEDQIRTLARTQSNAVDVFLRERTTILAMIVETQSFETLNNPENLSKLFWQINQRAEGLGLVDLGVIDKEGNQLAYAGPYNLQGLNYYQQPWFDEVLRRGQFISNVFMGFRQVPHVIIAVKGVTGNNSWILRATIDSEILNRLVRSAQVGTSGDAFIVNRDGVFQTSPRFKGVILGQSKIETQRFGEGTTVIETREDSGDIRYIGGAWLKDREWMLVISQIAGQEHGWMGNARNTEIMIIATGCVVILFAIVLISNTLVRHLEQADCEMNELNSQLIQQDKLAALGKMAAGIAHEINNPLAVIGEKAGWMEDLLAEEEFQNSENYKEFAASIGKIEEHVDRARKITHNMLGFARRMEPRLDDVEINHVLDQTIEMLSNHARINDIEIVKHYTDRLPIIASDQSQLQQVFLNLINNAIDAIGSDGTIDVSTGMEKEYIRISIHDNGPGIPEAIQKKIFDPFFTTKHNGKGTGLGLSISYTIIEKMGGQISIDSHEDQGTTFVVLLPLVLPEKK; translated from the coding sequence ATGAAACTGACCCATTATAAAAACCTGCGCTTGAAACTTATCGCCATCACGTTGGCCGTGTCCATCGGTCCGCTGATTCTCCTGGGCACGGCCATCTATTACCAGTTCGGCAAGCTCTACCAGGAACGTATCGAAGACCAGATTCGTACCCTGGCCAGAACCCAGAGCAATGCCGTGGATGTTTTCCTGCGCGAACGCACCACCATCCTGGCCATGATCGTTGAGACCCAGTCCTTCGAGACGCTCAACAATCCGGAAAATCTCTCCAAACTCTTCTGGCAGATCAACCAGCGCGCCGAGGGGTTGGGACTGGTCGATCTGGGCGTCATTGACAAGGAGGGCAATCAGCTGGCTTACGCCGGCCCGTATAATCTGCAGGGACTCAACTACTATCAACAACCCTGGTTCGATGAGGTGTTGCGCCGGGGTCAATTCATCAGTAACGTATTCATGGGATTTCGCCAGGTCCCCCATGTCATCATTGCCGTCAAGGGGGTCACGGGAAATAATAGCTGGATCCTGAGAGCGACCATCGATTCCGAAATTCTCAACCGGCTGGTGAGAAGTGCCCAGGTGGGCACCAGCGGCGACGCGTTCATTGTCAACCGCGATGGCGTTTTCCAGACCAGCCCGCGATTCAAGGGGGTCATTCTCGGCCAGTCGAAAATCGAAACCCAGCGTTTCGGGGAAGGGACCACCGTCATCGAAACGCGGGAAGATAGCGGCGATATTCGTTACATCGGCGGCGCCTGGCTCAAGGATCGGGAATGGATGCTGGTCATCAGCCAAATCGCTGGCCAGGAACACGGCTGGATGGGAAACGCCCGCAACACCGAGATCATGATCATCGCCACCGGGTGCGTGGTGATCCTTTTTGCCATCGTCCTGATATCCAACACGCTGGTGCGTCACCTGGAGCAGGCCGACTGTGAAATGAACGAACTCAACAGTCAACTGATCCAGCAGGACAAGCTGGCTGCATTGGGTAAAATGGCCGCCGGCATCGCCCACGAAATCAACAACCCGTTGGCAGTGATCGGCGAAAAGGCTGGATGGATGGAGGATCTGCTGGCAGAAGAGGAATTTCAGAACAGCGAAAACTATAAGGAGTTTGCCGCATCCATCGGAAAGATCGAAGAGCATGTGGACCGGGCCAGGAAAATTACGCATAACATGCTGGGGTTTGCCCGCCGCATGGAACCGCGTCTGGACGATGTCGAGATCAACCACGTGCTTGATCAGACCATTGAGATGCTGTCCAATCATGCACGCATCAACGATATTGAAATTGTGAAACACTATACCGATCGGTTGCCGATAATCGCCAGTGACCAATCCCAGCTCCAGCAGGTGTTCCTGAACCTGATCAACAATGCCATCGACGCCATCGGCAGCGACGGTACAATTGATGTTTCCACCGGTATGGAAAAGGAGTATATTCGTATCAGCATTCACGACAATGGACCTGGAATTCCCGAGGCGATCCAGAAAAAGATTTTCGATCCGTTCTTTACCACCAAACATAATGGTAAAGGGACCGGCCTGGGACTTTCCATCAGTTATACCATCATTGAAAAAATGGGCGGCCAAATCTCCATAGACAGCCACGAAGACCAGGGAACCACCTTCGTGGTCCTTCTGCCACTGGTGCTGCCGGAAAAAAAATAA
- a CDS encoding SLC13 family permease: MSHQTAVDHGFDPLLADGIDERKWTWKNRPGYKPALFILAAVIFTFAVMMPPTQGMLDMVKIEKPAGYALPAGATTITDTVNKKLRPEAFKAAQTGETEATGAAHDKHVNPLLTHYEVAQIAKLTVCILFLAAFLWGTEALPLGATDIMVGVMLYLFAILPINEISKAYMKDAVFFIFGILAVAVGVAKTGLDKRIGLILLSRIKSAKSFAFLFLPMLAISAGFLSEHALVALLIPVLMGIYKVTCKMNGVKKDRALAIFLLLGVCFAANHGGPGSPAAGGRNAIMVGYLAEYGMPISFVEWMKIGMPFVPVMSWAIGLVMYLRLKPKFKVPDVNPSEIVKQEVKSMPKFGGQEAIMAVILVVLVLAWIILGEHAGLGGPTLYAVMAMFLCRILTWDDIQNGVAFDVVGLYAAACAMGVALKFSGGALWLASTFVDLLPDFLTKGDGLVIGVSLLTGTMTNFMSDGATVAALGPIVLPMATLANVSVWKVGLITSFSSSFANFLVVGTPNNAICFGMGKDPETGERLLDVMDFVKFGLPITLLAWLVLWLWGVLGYWQFLAW; the protein is encoded by the coding sequence GACGGAATCGATGAACGCAAATGGACGTGGAAAAACAGGCCCGGATACAAACCGGCACTTTTTATCCTTGCCGCGGTTATCTTCACTTTTGCTGTCATGATGCCACCCACCCAGGGCATGCTTGACATGGTAAAAATTGAAAAACCCGCCGGCTACGCCCTGCCTGCGGGGGCCACGACCATTACGGACACGGTAAACAAAAAACTGCGCCCAGAGGCGTTCAAGGCAGCCCAAACCGGCGAAACCGAAGCCACCGGTGCAGCGCACGACAAGCATGTAAATCCCCTGTTAACCCACTACGAGGTGGCTCAGATAGCCAAGCTGACCGTCTGCATTCTCTTTCTGGCGGCCTTTTTGTGGGGCACCGAGGCCCTTCCCCTGGGGGCCACCGATATCATGGTGGGGGTGATGCTCTACCTGTTTGCCATTTTGCCGATCAACGAAATTTCCAAGGCGTACATGAAAGACGCCGTATTTTTCATCTTCGGCATTCTGGCCGTGGCCGTGGGGGTGGCCAAAACCGGCCTGGACAAACGCATCGGCCTGATTCTGCTCTCGCGCATCAAGAGTGCCAAGTCCTTTGCATTTTTGTTTCTGCCGATGCTGGCCATTTCAGCCGGCTTTCTGTCCGAGCATGCCCTGGTCGCCCTGCTGATTCCCGTGCTCATGGGCATATACAAGGTGACCTGCAAAATGAATGGGGTCAAAAAAGACCGCGCCCTGGCCATTTTCCTGCTTCTGGGCGTCTGCTTCGCCGCCAACCACGGTGGCCCCGGTTCACCGGCGGCCGGCGGCCGCAATGCCATCATGGTGGGGTATCTGGCTGAATACGGGATGCCCATCAGCTTTGTGGAGTGGATGAAAATCGGTATGCCGTTCGTTCCGGTGATGTCCTGGGCAATCGGTCTGGTCATGTATTTGCGGCTCAAACCCAAATTCAAGGTGCCGGATGTCAACCCCAGTGAAATCGTCAAGCAGGAAGTCAAAAGCATGCCCAAGTTCGGCGGCCAGGAAGCCATCATGGCCGTCATTCTGGTGGTTTTGGTCCTGGCCTGGATCATCTTGGGCGAGCATGCCGGTTTGGGCGGGCCGACCTTGTATGCGGTAATGGCCATGTTCCTGTGCCGCATTCTCACCTGGGACGACATTCAAAACGGCGTGGCCTTCGATGTGGTCGGCCTGTATGCCGCTGCCTGCGCCATGGGCGTAGCCCTCAAATTCAGCGGCGGAGCCCTGTGGCTGGCCAGCACGTTTGTCGACCTGCTGCCCGATTTTCTCACCAAGGGTGACGGACTGGTCATCGGCGTCAGCCTGCTGACCGGTACGATGACCAATTTCATGAGCGACGGGGCCACGGTCGCCGCCCTGGGACCCATCGTCCTGCCCATGGCCACCCTGGCCAATGTGAGTGTCTGGAAGGTGGGGCTGATCACCTCATTCTCCTCATCGTTCGCCAATTTCCTGGTGGTGGGAACGCCCAACAACGCCATCTGCTTCGGCATGGGCAAGGATCCGGAAACCGGCGAGCGGCTTCTGGATGTCATGGATTTTGTTAAGTTCGGTCTGCCCATCACGCTGCTGGCCTGGCTGGTGCTCTGGCTGTGGGGGGTACTCGGTTACTGGCAATTCCTCGCCTGGTAG